One stretch of Pseudoalteromonas shioyasakiensis DNA includes these proteins:
- a CDS encoding DEAD/DEAH box helicase has translation MVDFNKLRNQKKIPKAIEPLEIFRRLPKPIGINDLYTSQAEVLKSWFSLRNQQDVVIKLHTGGGKTLVGLLMAQSALNETSEPVLYLAPTTQLVNQTIEKAKSLGIHAVPYEKGKPLNDDFINANSLMVGTYKALFNGKSKFGIRGSSSPQNVGTVILDDAHAAFSVVRDSFTLEIKKDKHLDIYNTLSDLFRKAFDDIEKLGTFDDVRSGNEFSVLEVPYWSWHQKLNTVREILKENSNYFALVWPLLRDNLHLCHALISKDSFTITAILPLTELFPSFSNASRRIYMSATIADDSDIIRMFNADPRFVENPLTSRSLAGISERMILIPDLMNYSTDLNEVNVLLDWAKSNKLGSVVLTSSDRSADKWKGVGTVAKGSKEVESMVESLQLKQCFGPAIFANRYDGIDLPGDSCRLLVMSGLPSGTSNYELFRASSLFGGKTITKMLAQRIEQGVGRGARGAGDYCVVIMVGSDLAAWIAKKNNFKYLTNATRAQLQMGAEISSEVSSFEDLATTIHRSIIRDQDWVEYHAETLADLVGETVNDSSEFIQASGERKAFNLWYDGYPDKAISRIEKVVDSVSLDPQIAGWLQQFSARIADKWGHTKRAEELQRIAYGLNRNLMRPKVLPPYRPAFISNLQADVICDALSEYRLRRGLIQSFEDTVASLNKNASANQFEQALSDIAKQLGFYAERHDDNGEGPDVLWLLPNNIGLVIEAKSRKKAKNALTKDEHGQLLVAAEWFAKHYPGYKCIRVSVHPENIATKAAVAGASHAFTYINLAKLIDDLRVLLQHLIESQLSGEDLKIQCNHLLSCSPLNAENFVGCYLEKFTE, from the coding sequence ATGGTTGATTTTAATAAGTTAAGAAATCAAAAAAAAATACCAAAAGCTATAGAACCACTCGAAATATTTAGAAGGTTGCCGAAGCCTATAGGTATAAATGATCTTTATACTAGTCAGGCTGAAGTCTTAAAGTCTTGGTTTTCATTGAGGAACCAACAGGATGTGGTAATAAAACTTCATACAGGAGGGGGGAAAACACTTGTTGGTTTACTTATGGCTCAGTCTGCATTGAATGAAACATCTGAACCTGTGTTGTATCTTGCACCCACGACACAGTTAGTAAATCAAACTATTGAAAAAGCTAAATCACTAGGAATACATGCTGTTCCTTATGAAAAAGGCAAGCCCTTAAATGATGATTTTATTAATGCAAACTCGCTTATGGTTGGAACTTATAAAGCTCTATTTAATGGGAAAAGCAAGTTTGGCATCAGAGGTTCTTCATCTCCACAAAATGTTGGCACTGTGATTTTAGATGATGCTCATGCAGCCTTTTCTGTAGTCAGAGATTCATTTACGCTCGAGATAAAAAAAGATAAGCATCTTGATATATACAATACTTTATCTGATTTGTTCAGAAAGGCATTTGATGATATTGAGAAGTTGGGTACGTTTGATGATGTACGAAGTGGAAATGAGTTTTCAGTGCTTGAAGTTCCATATTGGTCCTGGCACCAGAAGCTGAATACAGTTAGAGAAATATTAAAAGAAAACTCTAATTATTTTGCCTTAGTTTGGCCGCTACTAAGAGATAATCTCCATTTATGTCATGCTTTAATAAGTAAAGACAGTTTTACTATAACAGCAATTTTACCCCTAACAGAGTTATTCCCATCATTTTCAAACGCATCAAGACGTATTTATATGTCAGCAACAATTGCTGATGATAGTGACATCATCAGGATGTTCAATGCTGACCCAAGGTTTGTTGAAAATCCACTTACTTCTCGTTCACTTGCTGGTATAAGTGAACGAATGATTTTAATACCAGATTTGATGAACTATTCCACTGACTTAAATGAAGTGAATGTACTGCTTGATTGGGCTAAATCTAATAAATTAGGATCGGTTGTTCTTACATCGTCTGATAGATCCGCTGATAAATGGAAGGGGGTTGGAACCGTTGCTAAAGGGTCTAAAGAAGTGGAGTCCATGGTCGAATCTTTGCAGTTAAAGCAATGTTTTGGTCCTGCTATTTTCGCAAACAGATATGATGGAATAGATTTGCCAGGGGATTCTTGTCGTCTATTAGTTATGAGCGGCCTTCCTTCAGGGACTTCAAACTACGAGCTATTTAGAGCTAGTTCACTTTTTGGAGGCAAGACAATAACTAAAATGCTAGCACAAAGAATTGAACAAGGAGTAGGTCGAGGTGCTAGAGGGGCAGGTGATTATTGTGTTGTTATTATGGTTGGTTCTGATTTGGCGGCATGGATAGCAAAAAAAAATAATTTTAAATATCTTACTAATGCTACGAGAGCACAGTTGCAGATGGGAGCTGAGATCAGTAGTGAGGTATCTAGTTTTGAAGATCTTGCAACGACTATACATAGAAGCATAATCAGAGATCAGGATTGGGTTGAGTATCATGCGGAAACACTTGCTGATTTGGTTGGTGAAACAGTGAATGATAGCAGTGAATTTATTCAAGCTAGTGGTGAGAGAAAGGCATTTAATCTTTGGTATGATGGATATCCTGACAAAGCTATTTCACGAATAGAAAAGGTGGTTGATTCAGTTAGCTTAGATCCCCAGATTGCGGGCTGGCTTCAACAGTTTTCAGCCAGAATCGCAGATAAATGGGGGCATACTAAAAGAGCTGAGGAGTTACAGCGAATTGCTTATGGTTTAAATCGTAACCTCATGAGACCAAAAGTTTTACCACCTTATAGACCCGCATTTATATCTAACTTACAGGCGGATGTGATATGTGATGCATTAAGTGAGTACCGTTTGAGAAGAGGTTTAATTCAGTCATTTGAGGATACTGTAGCAAGTTTAAATAAGAATGCATCTGCAAATCAGTTTGAACAAGCACTGAGTGATATCGCAAAACAGTTAGGGTTTTATGCAGAAAGACATGATGACAATGGAGAAGGTCCAGATGTTCTGTGGCTGTTACCTAACAATATCGGATTAGTTATTGAGGCCAAAAGTAGGAAAAAAGCAAAGAATGCTTTAACTAAAGATGAGCATGGGCAGCTATTAGTAGCAGCTGAATGGTTCGCTAAACATTACCCAGGCTATAAATGTATACGTGTGAGTGTTCATCCGGAGAATATTGCTACAAAAGCTGCAGTTGCTGGTGCTTCTCATGCTTTTACTTATATAAATTTAGCGAAATTAATTGATGACCTCAGGGTTTTGCTTCAACACTTGATTGAGTCGCAATTATCAGGTGAAGACTTAAAAATACAATGTAATCATTTGTTGTCATGCTCTCCTCTTAATGCTGAAAATTTTGTTGGGTGCTATTTAGAAAAATTTACAGAGTAG
- a CDS encoding DUF262 domain-containing protein — MTSLIDNLSDLQSKAKERTVKTQTIEYDLDTIVKKIANNVIKLNPEYQRKHRWSGETSSRLIESLILNIPVPFIYISQDIDVDDEVDDDVARYSVIDGQQRLTAIFKFFKNEIELNSLEVLPQLNGCKYRDLPPFLVRRLEERSIRCLRIDSTLDQQVKYDIFERLNSGSVKLEPQELRNATCRGPFKTLIKQLIKNKHFVLNTKLTDKRKEKMEDEELVLRFFAFGHDNGYLSYQGGLKTFLTSQMIKFNKLDENVIDSLKHEFEVVMKKIHDELDDLPFAKYRSNDGVSFKKMSDFNVSVYDAVVGLSIKASIQNEVLNREALNNLFSNKDFFAAIEGSTNDASKVHKRINMAKELI; from the coding sequence ATGACCTCTCTAATTGATAATCTAAGTGACCTACAGTCAAAGGCTAAAGAAAGAACAGTTAAAACTCAAACAATCGAATATGATCTAGATACGATAGTAAAAAAAATAGCAAATAATGTTATAAAGCTGAACCCCGAGTATCAGAGAAAGCACCGTTGGAGCGGTGAGACTTCATCAAGATTGATCGAGAGCTTAATCTTGAATATTCCAGTACCTTTTATTTACATCTCGCAGGATATTGATGTCGATGATGAAGTGGATGACGATGTTGCTCGGTATTCTGTCATTGATGGGCAGCAGCGATTAACAGCCATTTTTAAATTTTTTAAAAATGAAATTGAACTTAACAGCCTTGAAGTTTTGCCCCAGCTGAACGGATGTAAATATAGAGACCTTCCACCTTTTTTGGTTAGAAGATTAGAAGAACGAAGTATTAGGTGTTTAAGAATCGATTCAACTTTAGATCAACAAGTTAAGTACGATATTTTTGAAAGGTTGAATTCTGGGTCTGTAAAACTTGAACCACAAGAGTTGAGAAATGCAACATGCAGGGGACCTTTCAAAACCCTAATCAAACAGTTGATAAAAAATAAACACTTCGTACTTAATACTAAGCTTACAGACAAACGAAAAGAAAAAATGGAAGACGAAGAGCTTGTATTGCGTTTTTTTGCATTTGGTCATGATAATGGTTATCTCTCTTATCAAGGAGGTCTTAAAACATTCTTAACATCTCAAATGATAAAGTTTAATAAACTAGACGAAAATGTAATTGATAGCCTCAAGCACGAGTTTGAAGTTGTAATGAAGAAAATTCATGACGAACTTGATGACTTACCTTTTGCAAAGTACAGATCAAATGATGGTGTGTCTTTCAAAAAAATGTCTGATTTTAATGTTTCAGTTTATGATGCTGTTGTAGGCTTATCAATAAAAGCTAGTATTCAAAACGAAGTTTTAAACAGAGAAGCTTTAAACAATTTATTCAGCAACAAAGATTTTTTTGCAGCAATAGAAGGGAGCACAAATGATGCTTCAAAAGTTCATAAAAGAATAAATATGGCTAAAGAGCTTATTTAG
- a CDS encoding HAMP domain-containing histidine kinase yields MVEVTSQYKSLKKSLIFKFMVMAAVSLLLSLMVYVIQYQIQKSSVTLLQDNTLLAAHNTLSRELGDVRKVVQLLVADDILKQSDEIALLEEQIQIHFVNFGLAAENISQIRWLDRKGQEKVRVNFKTGQAELVPKQQLQNKSSRYYFTEGMEHSQGEVYISPIDLNVERGAVVTPHEPTLRASYRTTSDNFVLDGLVVVNFDLSKTLQQIKSLSTLQAQIQLINGEGYWLLHPQKEKEWGFMREKSMLTLGNEDSQLWQAITQLPKSQELIASHSHATSFLKMNLGNKNAAGTNDIVVLVEADDSVQNEIILRSFIIALACAVTLISISGLYLKRSYRDQRKIIKARSHLEQEQQELLAANTKLQRYIKQQHQLQGELIEAQRLSSLGLMVAGVAHEMNTPLGGAAISLSNAQLINQQLKDKIDEGFTKQFLESSVEKIDDNLLISRVNLDKAISHVKSFKEMAHDRSNDQLVSFNIEKVISDLLLGLKSRFKASQVTIETYIDVKKDITSRPGVISQVIESLIVNAVSHAFNELDDKLIQLHVYLNQQGDVCITISDNGCGIDDSLRSNLFDPFVTTSRKHGHTGLGLYLVHEWVTSVLNGKIQLVANTDLPEGIATKFKITLPIVQKSTVS; encoded by the coding sequence ATGGTAGAAGTAACAAGCCAATATAAGTCACTGAAAAAGAGTCTGATTTTTAAATTTATGGTCATGGCTGCTGTTAGCTTATTATTAAGCTTGATGGTTTATGTAATTCAATATCAAATACAAAAAAGTAGTGTCACGCTTTTGCAAGATAACACCTTACTTGCCGCTCACAACACCTTAAGCCGTGAGCTTGGTGATGTACGTAAAGTGGTTCAGTTGCTGGTAGCCGATGACATATTAAAGCAAAGTGATGAAATCGCATTACTTGAGGAACAGATACAAATCCATTTTGTGAACTTTGGTTTAGCAGCAGAAAACATTTCGCAAATACGTTGGTTAGATAGAAAAGGCCAAGAAAAGGTTCGGGTTAACTTTAAAACAGGGCAAGCAGAGCTAGTACCAAAACAACAGTTACAAAATAAAAGTAGCCGTTATTATTTTACCGAGGGAATGGAGCACAGTCAGGGTGAAGTTTATATCTCCCCAATAGATTTAAATGTAGAGCGCGGGGCTGTTGTTACACCCCATGAGCCGACATTGCGAGCATCTTATCGAACCACAAGCGATAACTTTGTATTAGATGGACTAGTGGTTGTCAACTTTGACTTATCGAAAACCTTACAGCAAATAAAGTCACTCAGTACCTTACAAGCACAAATACAATTAATTAATGGTGAAGGTTATTGGTTATTACACCCTCAGAAAGAAAAAGAGTGGGGGTTCATGCGAGAAAAATCAATGCTGACATTAGGTAATGAAGATAGCCAATTATGGCAAGCAATTACCCAGCTGCCTAAATCTCAGGAGCTTATTGCATCACATAGTCATGCAACTAGCTTTTTAAAAATGAATTTAGGCAATAAAAACGCAGCTGGCACAAACGATATTGTTGTCCTAGTAGAGGCTGATGATTCGGTGCAAAACGAGATTATTTTACGATCTTTTATTATAGCGTTAGCTTGTGCTGTTACCTTAATATCAATTTCTGGTTTGTATCTGAAACGTAGTTATCGAGATCAGCGTAAAATTATAAAAGCCAGATCACACCTAGAGCAAGAGCAGCAAGAACTGTTAGCTGCCAATACCAAATTACAACGTTATATAAAGCAGCAACATCAATTACAAGGTGAGCTTATTGAAGCGCAAAGGTTGTCATCACTTGGTTTAATGGTGGCAGGTGTAGCTCATGAAATGAATACGCCACTCGGTGGTGCTGCAATTTCATTATCGAATGCGCAATTAATTAATCAACAACTCAAAGATAAAATAGATGAAGGCTTCACTAAGCAGTTCTTAGAGTCTAGCGTTGAAAAAATTGACGACAACCTATTGATATCAAGGGTTAATTTAGATAAAGCTATCTCTCATGTTAAAAGCTTTAAGGAAATGGCACATGACCGCTCAAATGATCAGCTCGTTAGTTTTAATATCGAAAAAGTCATCAGTGATCTATTACTTGGTTTAAAGTCTCGCTTTAAAGCCTCACAAGTAACAATAGAAACTTACATCGATGTCAAAAAAGATATCACGAGTCGTCCTGGAGTTATCTCGCAGGTTATCGAGAGTTTAATCGTTAATGCAGTTTCTCACGCTTTTAACGAGCTTGATGACAAACTGATTCAATTACATGTTTATTTAAATCAACAAGGTGACGTTTGTATTACTATTTCTGATAATGGCTGTGGTATTGATGACTCATTACGTAGCAACTTATTTGATCCCTTTGTTACAACATCTCGAAAGCATGGCCATACAGGGTTAGGTTTGTACCTTGTACATGAGTGGGTTACGAGTGTTCTAAACGGAAAAATCCAGCTAGTTGCAAATACTGACTTACCTGAGGGTATAGCAACGAAGTTTAAAATCACTTTGCCAATCGTGCAGAAGAGCACGGTTAGTTAG
- a CDS encoding UDP-2,3-diacylglucosamine diphosphatase — translation MKQSYFIADLHLTENRPDITAAFFNFLDSKIINDDVDALYILGDFFEVWVGDDYQTELSKSVAARLSQVSKSGTEVFFIHGNRDFIMREDYAKSASMTLLPEQVVIDLYGTPTVILHGDEMCTQDVEYQKFRKKSRGWWWPKLMLAMPLWYRKKIARNAREKSKQSQAGKALEILDVTEDAVLAMFEKHQVTNMIHGHTHRPNVHHYNLADKTLTRTVLGDWYEQGSYLRVTPEQQKLVHTPFKSLTF, via the coding sequence ATGAAACAAAGTTATTTTATTGCCGATCTCCATTTAACAGAAAACCGCCCAGACATTACTGCGGCATTTTTTAATTTTCTTGATAGTAAGATTATTAATGATGACGTTGATGCGCTGTATATTTTGGGTGACTTTTTTGAAGTATGGGTCGGTGATGACTATCAAACTGAGCTTTCAAAGAGTGTTGCCGCACGTTTAAGCCAAGTAAGCAAAAGTGGTACTGAGGTGTTTTTTATTCATGGCAACCGCGATTTCATAATGCGCGAAGACTATGCAAAAAGCGCGAGTATGACTTTATTACCTGAGCAGGTTGTTATTGATCTATACGGGACGCCCACAGTTATCCTGCACGGTGATGAAATGTGTACTCAAGATGTTGAGTACCAAAAGTTTCGTAAAAAAAGTCGTGGTTGGTGGTGGCCAAAATTAATGCTCGCTATGCCGCTTTGGTATCGCAAGAAAATTGCCCGCAACGCCCGAGAAAAATCAAAACAAAGCCAAGCTGGCAAAGCGTTAGAAATTCTAGATGTTACTGAGGATGCGGTATTAGCCATGTTCGAAAAACATCAAGTTACGAATATGATCCACGGTCATACCCACCGCCCAAATGTGCACCATTATAATCTAGCCGATAAAACTTTGACGCGCACCGTCTTAGGTGACTGGTATGAGCAAGGTTCATATTTAAGAGTTACGCCCGAGCAACAAAAACTAGTCCACACTCCCTTTAAATCGCTGACATTTTAA
- a CDS encoding transporter substrate-binding domain-containing protein — MSLFFCCLLFSFSINCQTWQLVTEPYPPYFIDNSSKPGWLHEVIIAALKTQKQKATIEHTHWARALKLAKRHKRVAVLGAFYTEQRARNFTYSQSLATAHTVLFKRVDNKVTYTGSLYSLKPYTISKGEDYVVSEEFEHHPELSVTTTGSLIESLLLLKHGRVDLVAGTKEVALYWLENSERLKQAKPTELEIITPYLATQQLHVITEKKHPQGELFQQSLYLGLKAIMASGKLLEIMERYELNESEMSHITQLYEQAYSN, encoded by the coding sequence TTGAGCCTTTTTTTTTGCTGTTTACTATTTAGTTTTTCAATCAATTGTCAAACTTGGCAATTGGTAACAGAGCCTTATCCTCCTTATTTTATTGATAACTCAAGTAAGCCTGGCTGGCTTCACGAAGTTATAATTGCAGCGCTTAAAACCCAAAAACAAAAAGCCACCATTGAACACACCCATTGGGCTCGGGCATTAAAACTCGCAAAGCGCCATAAACGAGTAGCGGTGCTGGGGGCATTTTATACCGAGCAACGTGCAAGAAATTTTACATATTCGCAATCCTTGGCAACTGCACATACCGTTTTATTCAAGCGTGTTGATAACAAAGTAACCTACACAGGTTCACTATATTCATTAAAGCCTTATACAATTAGTAAAGGTGAAGACTATGTAGTTAGTGAAGAGTTTGAACATCACCCAGAATTGAGTGTGACAACAACAGGAAGCTTAATTGAAAGCTTATTATTATTGAAGCATGGTCGTGTTGATTTAGTAGCAGGCACTAAAGAAGTTGCCTTGTATTGGCTCGAGAATAGCGAACGCTTAAAGCAAGCAAAGCCAACAGAGTTAGAAATAATCACTCCTTACCTTGCAACTCAACAATTGCATGTAATCACCGAAAAAAAACACCCTCAAGGGGAGCTTTTTCAACAAAGTTTATATTTAGGCCTAAAAGCGATTATGGCGTCTGGTAAACTTTTAGAGATAATGGAGCGATATGAGCTGAATGAAAGTGAAATGAGTCATATTACGCAACTATACGAGCAAGCCTACTCTAACTAA
- a CDS encoding peptidylprolyl isomerase: MVVLHTNFGDITIKMHESDAPNTVKNFLEYANSGFYNGTIFHRVIDGFMVQGGGFEPGMVQKEVNNPIENEANNGLANKVGTLAMARTPDPHSATAQFFINVNDNDFLNFSSETSQGWGYCVFAEVVEGMDVVNKIKGVATGSAGFHQDVPLEDVIIEKVTVS; the protein is encoded by the coding sequence ATGGTTGTACTACACACAAACTTTGGTGACATCACTATCAAGATGCACGAAAGCGACGCACCAAACACAGTTAAAAACTTCTTAGAGTATGCAAACTCTGGCTTTTACAACGGTACTATCTTCCACCGTGTAATTGATGGTTTCATGGTACAAGGCGGTGGTTTTGAGCCAGGTATGGTGCAAAAAGAAGTGAACAACCCTATCGAAAATGAAGCAAATAATGGCCTTGCTAATAAAGTAGGTACATTAGCAATGGCACGTACGCCGGATCCACATTCAGCGACTGCGCAGTTCTTCATTAACGTTAACGACAACGACTTCTTAAACTTCAGCAGTGAAACATCACAAGGCTGGGGCTACTGCGTGTTTGCAGAAGTTGTTGAAGGTATGGACGTGGTTAACAAAATTAAAGGTGTTGCTACAGGTAGCGCTGGTTTCCACCAAGACGTACCTCTTGAAGATGTAATCATCGAAAAAGTAACGGTTAGCTAA
- a CDS encoding EAL domain-containing protein, translated as MRDSNEFFEFKESASEQTHTQKKWKILTVEDDLNYQQALLNSFNAISFDDNQSLEVLTANSVSEASSVLSRHKDIAIVFLDVVMEEDDSGLRLVNTIRHVLGNNDIRIVLLTGQPSFAPEPQVMQSLDIDEYWNKSDMTVDKLKSIVSSHLRTYQYISQISNAKQGLQLVLDAARSINSKHDIRAFSHAVLDEIGKILHLSKGGGVLCVGNEKHFDKHPKVLTSIGCFRGLDGKDLSTDLLSEEAQQSYILAREKKEHVFSEHYSVFYFDTSDVDISFYITIVKSDTPIDEHNVFLLKVFSENVSTGFSNIALMNRLTELAYTDITLNIPNRNWLQREIDNMNKYEQSETQLVVFEILQFDEKSFRFGHEFCKKTHLKMLENILQALAPYHPRIAVFKSDSLGVLVSSHAFEDESIVDSLKRQSFEIDGVRQFLDVRILVMQLIAFEQHNAEQIFNLAESTLNEENTQRAELLYYTLDNTKAITRRYELMQELRTAIRNKELQVALQPKVNLTTNEVVGFEALARWQRDDGTFVRPDEFIELAETAGLISELDKLIFDKIMQTIKQFAEQGISLPIAFNASTFDLLADDYFVEIAARIEEYDISPSLLELEVTETQAIFDYEKINSCLCRFAGLGIKISIDDFGTGYSSLAHISEIPAQIIKIDRCFVTNIQESKSNQHIIEMIMLLADKFGFEVTAEGIETEAEHNWLIEAGCNKGQGYYYAKPMFYDDALQWLKGRSK; from the coding sequence ATGCGTGATTCTAATGAGTTTTTCGAGTTTAAAGAGAGTGCTTCTGAACAAACGCATACTCAAAAAAAATGGAAAATATTAACGGTTGAAGACGACCTAAACTATCAACAAGCATTATTAAATAGTTTTAATGCTATATCTTTCGATGACAATCAGTCACTGGAGGTACTGACCGCGAATTCAGTGTCAGAGGCATCATCTGTATTATCCCGACATAAAGACATCGCTATTGTATTTCTTGATGTGGTGATGGAAGAAGATGATTCTGGCCTACGGCTTGTGAATACCATTCGCCATGTATTAGGTAACAACGATATACGCATAGTGCTATTAACAGGGCAGCCAAGCTTTGCCCCTGAACCACAAGTCATGCAATCGCTTGATATCGACGAGTATTGGAATAAGTCAGACATGACGGTAGATAAGCTTAAATCTATCGTTAGTAGCCACCTTCGTACTTATCAATACATTTCGCAAATCTCAAATGCTAAACAAGGGCTTCAGCTAGTACTCGATGCAGCAAGAAGCATTAATAGTAAACACGATATACGTGCGTTTTCCCATGCGGTGTTAGATGAGATAGGTAAAATTTTGCACCTATCTAAGGGAGGCGGCGTGTTATGTGTTGGTAATGAAAAGCACTTTGATAAACATCCTAAAGTTCTTACTAGTATCGGCTGCTTTAGGGGGCTTGATGGTAAAGACCTCAGCACAGATTTGCTCAGTGAAGAAGCACAACAATCCTATATTTTAGCCAGAGAAAAAAAAGAACACGTTTTCTCTGAGCATTATAGTGTTTTTTACTTTGATACCAGTGATGTTGATATTAGCTTCTACATCACGATTGTAAAATCAGATACGCCAATTGATGAGCATAATGTATTTTTACTCAAAGTTTTTAGTGAAAATGTCAGTACGGGCTTTTCGAATATCGCACTGATGAACCGCCTTACTGAGCTTGCATATACCGACATAACGCTAAATATACCCAATAGAAACTGGTTACAGCGCGAAATCGATAATATGAACAAATACGAACAGTCTGAAACTCAGCTAGTGGTATTTGAGATACTCCAGTTTGACGAAAAGTCTTTTCGGTTTGGTCATGAATTTTGTAAAAAAACACATCTCAAAATGCTCGAGAATATTTTGCAAGCATTGGCGCCGTATCACCCTCGTATTGCCGTATTTAAAAGTGATAGTTTAGGTGTTTTAGTTTCAAGTCATGCATTTGAAGATGAGAGTATTGTTGACTCTTTAAAACGTCAATCTTTTGAAATTGATGGAGTAAGGCAGTTTTTAGATGTGCGTATTTTAGTTATGCAACTAATCGCCTTTGAACAACATAATGCTGAGCAAATTTTTAACCTTGCAGAATCCACCCTTAACGAAGAAAACACACAGAGAGCTGAACTTCTTTATTATACATTAGACAATACTAAAGCTATTACACGGCGCTATGAATTGATGCAAGAGTTGCGCACCGCAATTCGTAACAAAGAGCTCCAAGTAGCGCTACAACCCAAGGTTAATTTAACCACAAATGAAGTGGTTGGTTTTGAAGCACTGGCGCGATGGCAAAGAGACGATGGAACATTTGTTAGGCCCGATGAGTTTATCGAACTTGCCGAAACTGCGGGACTTATTAGTGAGTTGGATAAGCTTATTTTCGATAAGATAATGCAAACGATTAAGCAATTTGCAGAGCAGGGCATTAGCTTGCCAATTGCGTTTAATGCATCTACGTTTGATTTGTTAGCCGATGATTACTTTGTTGAGATTGCCGCACGTATTGAAGAGTATGATATATCGCCTTCGTTATTAGAGCTTGAAGTAACAGAGACTCAAGCGATTTTTGACTATGAAAAAATTAACTCATGCTTATGTCGTTTTGCGGGTTTAGGTATAAAAATTAGTATTGATGATTTTGGTACTGGCTATTCGTCGCTTGCCCATATTAGTGAAATACCTGCGCAGATAATAAAAATAGATCGCTGTTTTGTGACTAACATCCAAGAGTCAAAATCTAACCAACACATTATCGAAATGATTATGTTGCTGGCAGATAAATTTGGCTTTGAAGTAACGGCAGAGGGCATTGAAACAGAAGCCGAGCATAACTGGCTTATTGAAGCTGGGTGTAACAAAGGGCAGGGCTACTATTATGCAAAACCCATGTTTTATGATGATGCATTGCAATGGCTAAAGGGCAGGTCTAAATAA
- a CDS encoding AAA family ATPase: MKYLSKSCGEKVQDLKKSLQSSSQNNESLPFAFGSDGWDTPPSWLLENYITTPSVGFYIGNSQDLKTFIVTQIAFCVATGINFGGLKVSKGGVIFVCAEGANSFPRRLKAIEDKHNIEVGNNLVRIEEPISLLNTQNVDALESFIKKYIEDFGIDLKLIVLDTFSQCSAGIDENKAGDVAKYINACKTLSEKYSLSILITHHKNKDGNYRGSTALFGNSDFIIETKSENNKVENNKKVVRAHMSLKKSKDTSTSIAHTLEFNVVTFDKESKNGGKEKLKDNFGNIVTSLVFDKLYEKPTHQEKSTQKNDIFNKAIIDIIKSKEGLPISQKDITTEINSLFPENRESTNEKNVSNACRELCSRKIIEKEIKGRSNVYMLTRDPATDSVDLET; the protein is encoded by the coding sequence ATGAAATATTTATCAAAAAGTTGTGGTGAAAAAGTACAAGATCTTAAAAAATCATTACAAAGTTCATCTCAAAATAATGAATCCTTGCCTTTCGCTTTCGGAAGTGATGGCTGGGATACTCCACCTTCTTGGCTTCTTGAAAACTATATTACAACCCCCTCCGTTGGCTTTTACATAGGTAACTCTCAAGATTTAAAAACATTCATTGTTACCCAAATTGCATTTTGCGTCGCGACTGGCATCAACTTTGGAGGTTTGAAAGTAAGTAAAGGTGGTGTAATTTTTGTGTGTGCTGAAGGTGCAAATAGTTTTCCGAGAAGGTTAAAAGCTATAGAGGATAAGCATAATATAGAAGTAGGCAATAACCTCGTTAGAATAGAAGAGCCTATATCATTACTCAATACACAAAATGTCGATGCACTTGAATCTTTTATAAAAAAATATATAGAGGATTTTGGGATAGATTTAAAACTAATTGTTTTAGATACATTTTCTCAATGTAGTGCAGGGATAGACGAAAACAAAGCTGGTGACGTAGCAAAGTACATAAATGCGTGTAAAACATTATCTGAAAAATACTCTCTATCGATTTTAATTACTCATCATAAAAACAAGGACGGTAACTATCGGGGCAGCACGGCCCTCTTCGGAAACTCAGACTTTATAATTGAAACAAAAAGTGAGAACAATAAAGTAGAAAACAACAAAAAGGTAGTACGCGCGCACATGAGCTTAAAGAAATCGAAAGATACTTCTACTTCTATTGCTCATACACTTGAATTCAACGTAGTAACTTTTGATAAAGAATCAAAAAATGGAGGGAAAGAGAAGCTAAAAGATAACTTCGGGAATATTGTAACTAGTCTAGTTTTTGACAAGCTCTACGAAAAGCCAACTCACCAAGAGAAATCCACACAAAAAAATGACATCTTCAATAAAGCTATTATAGACATTATAAAAAGTAAAGAAGGCTTACCTATATCTCAAAAAGACATAACTACTGAAATAAACTCCTTATTCCCAGAAAATAGAGAAAGCACTAATGAAAAAAATGTTTCAAATGCATGTAGAGAATTATGTTCAAGAAAAATAATAGAGAAAGAAATTAAAGGCAGAAGTAATGTTTATATGTTAACTAGAGACCCTGCAACAGATTCTGTGGACCTTGAAACATAG